One part of the Pseudomonadota bacterium genome encodes these proteins:
- the pgi gene encoding glucose-6-phosphate isomerase: MSSQAIPPLPSTPHWQALAQHWQAISPLRIRDLFREDPGRFTRFSIEAGPLFLDYSKNRITADTLPLLTALARAAGVPEAIERMFRGERISSTEQRAALHTALRNRSDTPVYMDGEDVMPGVRAVLAKMRSFSEAVHAGEYRGHGGSSITDIVNIGIGGSHLGPLMATRGLRPYRKGDMHVHFVSNIDPADLGEVLEQIDPGSTLFIIASKTFTTLETLTNAEAAKRWFFDRIGDPAAVGRHFLAVSTNLEATRRFGIDDDRVFQFWDWAGGRFSLWSAIGLPIALCVGMDRFEQLLEGAHRMDRHFRTAPLERNLPAVLALLSIWYTNFFGAQTHAVVPYDQHLEFLPAYLQQLAMESNGKRVTAGGQVIDYATAPVLWGAPGTNGQHAFFQLLHQGTVFVPVDFMTPLQGYYRIGRQHELLFANCVAQSEALMRGKGEDEVRAELATAGLPSPTVESLLPHKVFPGNKPSNTLVYERLTPETLGALIAAYEHKTFVEGVIWGINSFDQWGVELGKQLATRVASELEAQAIGTDHDGSTRGLMHRYIRARHGDPVPD; the protein is encoded by the coding sequence ATGTCCAGTCAAGCGATTCCGCCTCTCCCCTCCACCCCCCACTGGCAGGCGCTTGCGCAACATTGGCAAGCAATATCGCCGCTACGGATCAGGGATTTGTTTCGCGAGGATCCCGGCCGCTTCACGCGGTTTTCCATCGAGGCGGGGCCGCTGTTTCTCGACTATTCAAAAAACCGCATCACCGCGGATACCCTACCCCTCCTCACGGCGCTGGCGCGCGCCGCGGGCGTGCCGGAGGCCATCGAAAGGATGTTTCGCGGCGAGCGGATCAGCAGCACCGAGCAGCGGGCGGCACTACATACCGCCCTGCGCAATCGCTCCGATACACCCGTTTACATGGACGGCGAAGACGTCATGCCGGGCGTTCGCGCGGTGCTGGCCAAGATGCGGAGCTTTTCCGAGGCGGTCCATGCGGGTGAATACCGCGGTCATGGCGGCAGCTCGATCACCGACATCGTCAACATCGGGATCGGCGGCTCACACCTCGGCCCGCTCATGGCAACGCGTGGGCTAAGACCCTACCGCAAAGGCGACATGCACGTGCACTTTGTTTCCAACATCGATCCGGCCGATCTCGGCGAGGTCCTAGAGCAGATCGATCCGGGCTCGACTTTATTCATCATCGCATCCAAGACCTTCACGACACTCGAAACCCTCACCAACGCCGAAGCCGCCAAGCGCTGGTTTTTCGATCGCATCGGGGATCCCGCGGCTGTCGGCCGCCACTTCCTCGCTGTGTCGACCAACCTCGAGGCCACCCGGCGCTTCGGGATCGATGACGACAGGGTTTTCCAATTTTGGGATTGGGCGGGTGGACGCTTCTCGCTCTGGTCGGCGATCGGCCTGCCGATCGCGCTGTGCGTCGGGATGGATAGGTTCGAGCAACTCCTCGAAGGCGCCCACCGAATGGACCGGCACTTTCGAACGGCTCCGCTCGAGCGTAACTTGCCCGCGGTGCTTGCGTTGCTCTCGATCTGGTATACCAATTTCTTCGGAGCGCAGACGCATGCCGTGGTACCGTACGATCAGCACCTGGAGTTCTTGCCTGCCTATTTGCAGCAACTGGCGATGGAGAGCAACGGTAAGCGCGTCACCGCGGGCGGACAAGTGATCGACTACGCCACGGCGCCGGTCCTCTGGGGCGCCCCCGGGACGAACGGCCAGCACGCTTTCTTCCAGCTCCTGCACCAGGGCACCGTGTTCGTGCCGGTGGATTTCATGACGCCCTTGCAGGGCTATTACCGGATCGGCCGGCAGCACGAGCTATTATTCGCGAACTGCGTCGCTCAATCCGAGGCGTTGATGCGCGGCAAGGGCGAGGACGAAGTGCGCGCCGAGCTGGCGACGGCGGGGCTCCCGTCGCCGACCGTTGAGTCGTTGCTACCGCACAAGGTGTTCCCCGGGAACAAACCGAGCAACACCTTGGTTTACGAAAGATTAACTCCCGAGACGCTGGGCGCGCTGATCGCCGCCTATGAGCACAAGACCTTCGTCGAAGGCGTGATCTGGGGGATCAACTCCTTCGATCAATGGGGCGTCGAGCTCGGTAAACAGCTTGCCACGCGGGTCGCGTCCGAGTTAGAAGCACAAGCAATCGGCACCGATCACGACGGCTCGACGCGCGGGCTAATGCATCGATACATCCGTGCCCGTCACGGTGACCCGGTTCCGGACTAA
- a CDS encoding MFS transporter, with translation MAPRLPRTVVVLGLVSFLNDAASEMITPLLPIFLVSALGAGPAIVGLVEGIAESLSSILKLVSGWLVDRGWRARRLVLGGYGLSNSVRPLLGLAFGWTWVLVLRALDRIGKGLRTSPRDAMIAVSVVDRGRAFGFHRGMDHAGAMLGAAIAFALLYAGVEMQSVFMLSVVPGILAMLLLWRGLPQPVIAFRAERSPLSWQGLAWPLRGLILSTGVLALATVPEAFLVLWATEHGVGNAAIPLLWMLAHACKSILAYVAGDLSDRLGRVAVVVAGWSGRIAVIVLIMTLGEGPVAVWCLFVAYGAALACSEGAERALIGDYAPNAQKGTAFGLYHLVSSLFALPGAVGLGLLWEWQGWNAALVTAAVVTAIAAGVFLTLASRMSVSARAGLQDVG, from the coding sequence ATGGCCCCGCGACTCCCGCGAACCGTCGTCGTCTTAGGCCTGGTCTCATTCCTAAACGACGCCGCGAGCGAGATGATCACGCCGCTCCTGCCGATTTTTCTGGTGTCCGCGCTCGGGGCGGGCCCGGCAATCGTCGGCCTGGTCGAGGGCATCGCCGAGTCGCTGTCGAGCATCCTCAAGCTCGTGTCGGGTTGGCTCGTGGATCGGGGGTGGCGCGCCAGGCGCTTGGTGTTAGGGGGGTACGGGCTCTCGAACAGCGTGCGGCCGCTGCTCGGCCTGGCGTTTGGGTGGACTTGGGTCCTCGTCCTGCGAGCGCTCGATCGCATCGGCAAGGGGCTGCGTACCTCGCCGCGTGACGCCATGATTGCCGTGAGCGTGGTAGACCGCGGCCGTGCTTTTGGCTTTCATCGCGGTATGGATCATGCCGGTGCCATGCTCGGAGCGGCGATTGCGTTCGCCTTACTGTATGCGGGCGTGGAGATGCAATCAGTGTTCATGCTCTCCGTCGTCCCGGGGATCCTGGCGATGCTCTTGCTGTGGCGCGGCTTACCTCAGCCCGTGATCGCCTTCCGCGCGGAGCGATCCCCGCTCAGCTGGCAAGGGCTCGCGTGGCCGCTCCGGGGATTAATACTTTCGACCGGTGTGCTCGCGCTGGCCACCGTGCCCGAGGCGTTCCTGGTGCTCTGGGCTACCGAGCACGGCGTAGGCAATGCGGCGATCCCGTTGTTGTGGATGCTGGCGCATGCCTGCAAGTCGATTCTTGCCTACGTCGCCGGCGATCTCTCCGACCGGTTGGGGCGGGTGGCTGTCGTTGTGGCCGGATGGAGCGGACGCATCGCGGTGATCGTGCTAATCATGACGCTGGGCGAGGGACCCGTCGCGGTCTGGTGCCTCTTCGTTGCCTACGGCGCCGCCCTGGCCTGCTCCGAAGGCGCGGAACGGGCGCTCATCGGCGACTATGCGCCGAACGCTCAGAAGGGCACGGCTTTCGGGCTTTATCATTTGGTATCGAGCTTGTTCGCCTTGCCGGGCGCGGTCGGCTTAGGGTTATTGTGGGAGTGGCAGGGCTGGAACGCCGCCTTAGTGACGGCGGCCGTCGTGACCGCGATTGCGGCAGGGGTTTTTTTAACACTCGCTTCTCGGATGTCCGTATCGGCACGAGCGGGATTACAAGATGTGGGTTAG
- a CDS encoding transglutaminase family protein, with protein MQIRIGYELIYDCPQPTPMILTLNVHYTRVSDIIVPDHLISNPSVPIRAYRDGYGNWCTRIVAPKGEIQLSADAVVKDTGEPDEVALSAQQHPVRDLPEETLVFLLGSRYCETDRLSEAAWDLFSKSPTGWGRVQAICDFVHRHIAFGYEHARSTKTAWEAFNEGTGVCRDFTHLAIAFCRCMNIPARYCTGYLSDIGIPPPYGPMDFAAWFEAYLGDHWYTFDARNNTPRIGRVLIARGRDATDVPISNTFGPNTLKSFRVWTDEVRTG; from the coding sequence ATGCAGATCCGCATCGGTTACGAATTAATCTACGACTGCCCACAACCGACGCCTATGATATTGACCTTGAACGTGCACTACACGCGCGTCTCCGATATCATCGTTCCCGACCACCTCATAAGCAACCCGTCGGTCCCGATCAGAGCCTATCGTGATGGCTATGGCAATTGGTGCACCCGGATCGTAGCGCCGAAGGGCGAGATCCAGCTCTCAGCCGATGCGGTCGTGAAGGACACAGGTGAGCCGGATGAGGTCGCCCTCTCGGCTCAGCAACACCCGGTGCGAGACCTGCCCGAGGAAACCCTAGTGTTCCTCTTGGGAAGCCGATACTGCGAAACCGATCGGCTATCCGAGGCGGCGTGGGACCTTTTCAGCAAATCGCCCACTGGATGGGGACGCGTCCAGGCAATCTGCGACTTTGTCCATAGGCATATCGCTTTTGGTTACGAGCATGCGCGGTCCACGAAGACGGCCTGGGAGGCTTTCAATGAGGGGACCGGCGTCTGCCGTGATTTCACGCACCTCGCCATTGCCTTCTGCCGCTGCATGAACATTCCGGCCCGCTACTGCACCGGATACCTGAGCGACATCGGCATACCGCCTCCATACGGTCCGATGGATTTCGCCGCCTGGTTCGAGGCATACCTTGGCGATCATTGGTACACCTTCGACGCGCGCAACAATACTCCGCGCATCGGCCGGGTGTTGATCGCCCGCGGTCGCGACGCGACTGATGTTCCGATCAGCAACACGTTCGGCCCCAACACGCTAAAGAGCTTCAGGGTATGGACCGACGAGGTACGCACCGGTTGA
- a CDS encoding peptidase, whose translation MTYCVGIMLDSGIIFASDSRTHAGVDDFAKFCKMTVFERDGDRVIVLLSSGNLAGTQAVVSVLKQRGDAEGVVLNMWNAQTMFDVAVLVADAMRDIERRDGQYLAESPITFNASFILGGQLSGEPLRLFRIYSEGNFIEAGLDTPYFQTGETKYGKPILDRVITRSTTLADAAKCVLVSFDSTMRSNLSVGMPIDLICYERNSLRIQMRRRFDDGDAYFTALSSQWSEGVKHVFRELPELRW comes from the coding sequence ATGACTTACTGTGTGGGCATCATGCTCGATAGCGGGATTATTTTCGCCTCGGACTCTCGCACGCATGCCGGTGTCGATGATTTTGCGAAGTTTTGCAAGATGACGGTGTTCGAACGCGATGGTGACCGGGTGATCGTTCTATTGAGCTCGGGTAATCTAGCGGGGACACAGGCCGTGGTTAGCGTGCTGAAGCAGCGGGGTGACGCCGAGGGCGTGGTCCTCAATATGTGGAACGCGCAGACCATGTTTGACGTCGCGGTTTTGGTGGCGGACGCGATGCGCGATATTGAGCGCCGCGACGGCCAGTATTTAGCAGAGAGTCCCATCACATTCAACGCCTCGTTCATACTCGGCGGACAACTTAGCGGCGAGCCTTTGCGGCTTTTTCGGATTTATTCAGAGGGCAATTTTATCGAGGCGGGGCTCGACACGCCCTATTTTCAAACCGGCGAAACAAAATATGGAAAGCCTATCCTAGATCGCGTGATTACCCGTTCCACAACGCTCGCCGATGCCGCGAAGTGCGTGCTGGTTTCGTTCGATTCGACCATGCGCAGTAACTTGTCTGTAGGCATGCCAATCGATCTGATTTGCTACGAGCGGAACAGTCTTAGAATTCAGATGCGTCGCCGGTTTGACGATGGGGATGCGTATTTCACGGCGCTCAGCAGTCAATGGAGCGAAGGCGTGAAACACGTATTCAGAGAGCTGCCCGAGTTGCGTTGGTAA
- a CDS encoding sigma-54 factor interaction domain-containing protein: MLKVLKQQRDPDRAALREIANIVRSAGNPRAAARRVLTVLSTHFGVHAGVADLVHERRAPHEIRAARSQKPRASDRLERAIGQGPHARRAIEDIKEAAAARPAVLLSGAGAVETAARAIHAMSARSHGPFVPLDCTGWTDTQLERELFGHAAGGARQSSPGCCERARGGTLFLDGIHALPWSVQTKLLRLLEHREFVPLGASAPMPADLRVIAGTGRNLEQAVAAGAFRADLYFRLRALTVSLPPLHATAHRDAADP; encoded by the coding sequence ATGCTCAAGGTATTGAAACAGCAACGAGATCCGGATCGCGCCGCGCTCCGTGAAATCGCTAATATCGTGCGCTCCGCGGGTAATCCGCGGGCGGCCGCGCGGCGCGTACTCACGGTCCTTTCGACCCACTTCGGTGTACACGCCGGCGTGGCCGATTTGGTGCATGAGAGGCGTGCTCCGCACGAGATCAGGGCAGCGCGTTCGCAGAAGCCCCGAGCGAGCGACCGCTTAGAACGGGCCATTGGTCAAGGGCCGCACGCGCGCCGCGCGATCGAGGACATCAAGGAGGCGGCCGCGGCACGCCCGGCGGTGCTGCTGTCGGGCGCCGGCGCCGTGGAAACGGCTGCCCGCGCCATCCATGCCATGAGCGCCAGAAGCCACGGCCCGTTTGTCCCACTCGATTGTACGGGCTGGACCGATACCCAGCTAGAACGCGAGCTCTTCGGGCACGCGGCGGGCGGCGCCCGCCAGAGTAGCCCAGGGTGTTGTGAGCGGGCTCGCGGCGGCACCCTGTTTCTCGACGGGATCCACGCGCTTCCCTGGTCGGTGCAGACGAAGCTCTTGCGACTGCTCGAACACCGCGAGTTTGTGCCGCTGGGTGCGAGCGCGCCAATGCCGGCGGACCTGCGCGTGATCGCGGGGACGGGCCGTAACCTGGAACAAGCGGTGGCCGCGGGAGCGTTCCGGGCCGATCTCTATTTTCGGCTGCGGGCGCTGACAGTATCGCTGCCGCCATTGCACGCAACCGCTCATCGGGACGCAGCCGACCCATGA
- a CDS encoding circularly permuted type 2 ATP-grasp protein, which yields MAIDWEHYDTGPGYDELVEAPGRPRSPAEPLCRYLGSLTRSEIEERKNAAELAIVTMGITFTVYTEEGGSIDRAWPFDIIPRIIPSHEWTRIETGLKQRVKALNLFIDDVYHQQRIVKAGVFPQELLANSVNFRHECVGVDPPHGVWAHICGTDLVRDRDGAVYVLEDNLRIPSGVSYMLENRLVTKRVFPELFEHYSIRPVDDYPSQLFDMLASLSPRPADSPAIAVLTPGIYNSAYFEHAYLAQQMGAELVEGGDLVVGDDDCVYMRTIEGFTRVDVIYRRIDDLYLDPLGFGTDSKIGVPGILRAWTKGRVALANAPGAGVADDKAVYAFVPKMINYYLGEEPILPNVPTFLCMNTQERQHVLANLDQLVVKPANASGGYGMLVGPHATATQRAQFARLIEHDPRNYIAQPTLYLSTVPTLCETGLAPRHVDLRPFILSGSESYVTMGGLTRVALRQGSLVVNSSQGGGSKDTWITDEV from the coding sequence ATGGCGATCGACTGGGAGCACTATGATACCGGCCCCGGCTACGATGAATTGGTAGAGGCGCCGGGCCGGCCGCGGTCGCCGGCCGAACCGCTCTGCCGCTATTTGGGCTCGCTCACGAGAAGCGAGATCGAGGAGCGGAAAAACGCCGCGGAGCTCGCCATCGTGACCATGGGCATCACCTTCACGGTCTACACCGAGGAGGGCGGCAGCATCGATCGGGCCTGGCCTTTCGACATCATCCCGCGCATCATCCCAAGTCATGAATGGACGCGCATCGAGACCGGGCTGAAGCAGCGCGTCAAGGCGCTCAACCTCTTCATCGACGATGTCTATCACCAGCAACGCATCGTCAAGGCGGGCGTGTTTCCACAAGAGTTGCTCGCGAATTCCGTGAATTTTCGACACGAATGCGTCGGCGTCGATCCCCCGCATGGCGTCTGGGCACATATCTGCGGCACCGATCTGGTGCGCGACCGCGACGGCGCCGTCTACGTCCTCGAGGACAACCTGCGCATCCCTTCGGGCGTGTCGTACATGCTGGAGAACCGCCTGGTCACCAAACGCGTGTTTCCCGAGCTTTTCGAGCACTACAGCATCCGTCCGGTCGATGATTACCCCTCGCAGCTCTTCGATATGCTGGCCTCGCTCTCCCCGCGCCCGGCGGACTCCCCCGCGATCGCGGTGCTCACGCCGGGGATTTATAATTCGGCTTATTTTGAGCACGCCTACCTCGCGCAACAGATGGGCGCGGAGCTGGTCGAGGGCGGCGATCTCGTGGTCGGCGACGACGACTGTGTCTACATGCGCACCATCGAGGGGTTTACGCGAGTCGATGTGATTTACCGGCGCATCGATGACCTCTATCTCGATCCCCTCGGCTTCGGCACGGATTCCAAGATCGGCGTGCCCGGGATCCTGCGCGCCTGGACGAAAGGCCGAGTGGCGCTCGCCAATGCGCCCGGGGCGGGGGTGGCCGATGACAAGGCCGTTTATGCCTTCGTGCCCAAGATGATCAATTATTACCTCGGCGAGGAGCCCATTCTGCCCAACGTACCCACTTTCCTGTGCATGAACACCCAGGAGCGCCAGCATGTGCTCGCCAATCTCGACCAACTAGTCGTCAAACCGGCCAACGCCTCGGGGGGTTACGGGATGCTCGTGGGTCCCCATGCCACCGCCACCCAGCGCGCCCAGTTCGCGCGCTTGATCGAGCACGACCCTCGCAACTACATCGCCCAGCCGACCCTCTACCTATCCACCGTGCCGACTCTGTGTGAGACGGGACTGGCGCCGCGCCACGTCGACTTGCGCCCCTTCATCCTTTCAGGTAGCGAGAGCTATGTGACCATGGGCGGATTGACGCGCGTCGCCTTGCGCCAAGGATCGCTGGTGGTTAATTCCTCCCAGGGCGGCGGCAGCAAGGACACCTGGATTACAGACGAGGTCTAG
- a CDS encoding alpha-E domain-containing protein, with protein sequence MLSRVAERLYWMGRYLERAEGTARNINVNTHLLLDLPKGTAFGWEPLILIMGGEELFFRHYRDAGQQNALEFMLADPRNPSSICSSLQQARENLRTVRDVVPREAWEKLNHLHRYSNDHYEQAIAGRSRFPFLTQVIDGCQLFTGLLMDTMSHDEAYEFVRTGRNLERADMTTRIIDVRSASLLPKHTEDLAPFANIQWMSVLKSLSAYQMYRRQVHVRVSGAEVLRFLFQDAGFPRSVYHCLGEMQQSLNALPRNDVPRRNVVRLKRQVGEAVVQHLAHEGLHEFIDSLQIALGKLHDRIRATYFLTEAPAPKSRSLAA encoded by the coding sequence ATGCTCTCACGCGTGGCGGAACGGCTTTACTGGATGGGGCGGTACCTGGAGCGTGCGGAGGGGACGGCGCGGAACATCAACGTCAATACCCATCTGCTGCTCGACCTGCCCAAGGGCACGGCTTTCGGTTGGGAGCCGCTCATTTTAATCATGGGAGGCGAGGAGCTTTTTTTCCGGCACTACCGGGACGCCGGCCAGCAGAACGCACTCGAGTTTATGCTCGCGGATCCGCGTAACCCGAGTTCGATCTGTTCCTCCCTGCAGCAGGCGCGCGAAAACCTCCGCACCGTGCGCGACGTGGTGCCGCGGGAAGCCTGGGAGAAGCTCAATCACCTGCATCGCTACTCCAACGACCACTATGAGCAGGCGATTGCCGGGCGTTCGCGCTTTCCGTTTCTCACCCAGGTCATCGATGGCTGCCAGCTCTTCACCGGGCTGCTCATGGACACCATGAGCCATGACGAGGCGTATGAATTCGTGCGCACCGGCCGCAATCTCGAGCGTGCCGACATGACCACCCGGATCATCGACGTGCGCTCGGCCAGCCTCCTGCCCAAACACACGGAGGACCTCGCGCCGTTCGCGAACATCCAGTGGATGAGCGTGCTCAAGTCGCTCTCCGCCTACCAGATGTACCGCCGCCAGGTCCACGTGCGCGTGAGCGGCGCGGAAGTGCTGCGCTTCCTGTTCCAGGATGCGGGATTCCCGCGTTCCGTGTATCATTGTCTGGGCGAAATGCAGCAGAGCCTGAATGCGCTTCCCCGCAATGACGTGCCGCGGCGCAACGTGGTGCGGTTGAAACGTCAGGTCGGCGAGGCGGTAGTACAGCACCTCGCCCACGAGGGTTTGCACGAGTTCATCGATAGCCTGCAAATAGCGCTCGGCAAACTCCACGATCGCATCCGGGCAACCTATTTCCTGACCGAGGCGCCCGCGCCAAAATCACGCTCCCTGGCCGCTTGA